The Podarcis raffonei isolate rPodRaf1 chromosome 2, rPodRaf1.pri, whole genome shotgun sequence genome window below encodes:
- the CLIC1 gene encoding chloride intracellular channel protein 1: MAEEQPQVELFVKAGSDGAKIGNCPFSQRLFMVLWLKGVTFNVTTVDTKRRTETVQKLCPGGQLPFLMYGTEVHTDTNKIEEFLEEVLCPPKYPKLAAHNPESNTAGLDVFAKFSAYIKNSNPGQNSNLEKGLLKALKVLDVYLTTPLPEEVDENSAEDEGQSRRKFLDGDELTLADCNLLPKLHIVKVVCKKYRNFTIPEAFQGIHRYLKNAYAREEFASTCPDDEEIELAYELVAKALK, from the exons GCCGGCAGCGATGGAGCCAAAATCGGGAACTGCCCCTTCTCCCAGCGTCTCTTCATGGTCCTTTGGCTCAAGGGCGTGACCTTCAACGTCACGACGGTGGACACCAAGAG GAGGACCGAGACGGTGCAAAAACTATGCCCCGGAGGTCAGCTCCCATTCCTGATGTACGGGACCGAGGTTCATACAGACACCAACAAGATTGAAGAGTTCCTTGAGGAGGTCCTTTGCCCTCCCAA GTACCCCAAGTTGGCTGCTCATAACCCCGAGTCCAACACAGCTGGCCTTGACGTCTTTGCCAAGTTCTCTGCCTATATCAAGAACTCGAACCCGGGGCAGAACTCCA ATCTTGAGAAAGGTTTGCTGAAAGCGTTGAAGGTGCTGGATGTTTATTTGACAACGCCGCTACCGGAGGAGGTGGATGAGAATAGTGCCGAGGACGAGGGTCAGTCCCGCCGCAAATTCCTTGATGGGGATGAGCTCACGTTGGCCGACTGCAATCTTCTGCCCAAGCTTCACATCGTCAAG GTGGTGTGCAAGAAGTACCGCAACTTTACCATCCCTGAGGCATTCCAAGGCATCCACCGCTATCTCAAGAATGCTTACGCCCGTGAGGAGTTTGCCAGCACCTGCCCAGACGACGAAGAGATTGAGCTAGCTTATGAGCTGGTTGCCAAAGCTTTGAAATAA
- the LOC128409157 gene encoding protein Bouncer-like, producing MKVLFLVSCATLLLLPSGSALRCYTCLFPTISPLDCLKFPTPCGPSQRCLTSVIRGHRGALELVIYEKTCGDSSMCGAHGTRSMLGTNFTFYSSCCDTDLCNSAARGPSLFWGQAALIPLSIILVNLQ from the exons ATGAAGGTCCTGTTTTTGGTCAGCTGTGcaaccctccttctccttccatcaG GATCCGCCTTGCGATGCTACACCTGCCTGTTTCCTACCATCTCCCCGCTGGACTGCCTGAAGTTCCCCACACCCTGCGGCCCGTCTCAGAGATGCCTCACGTCCGTCATCAGAGGGCACAGAG GTGCCCTGGAACTGGTTATCTATGAGAAGACCTGTGGGGATTCTTCGATGTGTGGGGCCCACGGCACCCGATCCATGCTGGGAACCAATTTCACCTTTTATTCTTCCTGCTGCGACACTGACCTGTGCAACTCAGCTGCCAGGGGGCCGAGCCTTTTCTGGGGGCAAGCCGCCCTGATCCCTCTGTCAATCATCCTGGTCAACCTCCAATGA